A single window of Cydia strobilella chromosome 18, ilCydStro3.1, whole genome shotgun sequence DNA harbors:
- the LOC134749316 gene encoding probable protein BRICK1-B, with translation MATPPRETIQKQIQQDWANREYIEVITGSIKKITDFLNSFDMSCRSRLATLNEKLTSLERKIDYLEACVTKGETLT, from the exons atggCTACGCCACCACGGGAAACTATTCAGAAGCAAATTCAGCAAGACTGGGCCAACAGAGAATACATTGAAGTCATTACGGGGAGCATAAAAAAGATAACAGACTTCCTCAATTCCTTCG ATATGTCTTGTAGATCACGCCTAGCTACGTTAAACGAGAAATTGACATCTTTGGAGAGGAAAATTGACTACTTGGAGGCCTGC GTCACAAAAGGGGAAACATTAACATAA
- the LOC134749315 gene encoding 3-ketoacyl-CoA thiolase, mitochondrial-like isoform X2 has protein sequence MALRSKGVFIVGAKRTPFCSYGGPFREMPASHIFASAAKAAIISANVDPNAIDNIVVGNVNFLSQCDGGKTARYCGLYSGVPIHKPALGVSKACGTGLQAIVTSALDILTGSAKLSLTGGTENMSSLPLLVRNIRFGTSLGASYKLEEYITEQYLDSNVGLTLQQMAEEVAKSCGVSRDEADEFALQSHLKWKAGYENKVFDDEVVSVKAKTKKKEVLVAKDELPRTFITDEHLSCLPPVTGLSIVTEGNSSSPADGAAALLLASSEAVKQQNLLPLARVAGWACVGTDPRDATGAVPAVRKLLEIMKMTVDDVDWFEINETFATATLATARELRVEDKLNRHGGALAVGHAPAATGARMAVHLAHQISQKKVKRSIAASSCGGGQGVAIMLEHIKT, from the exons atggcgctGAGAAGTAAAG GTGTATTCATAGTTGGCGCGAAAAGAACTCCATTTTGTAGTTATGGCGGGCCTTTTAGAGAGATGCCAGCTTCACACATTTTCGCTTCTGCGGCAAAGGCAGCCATTATTTCAGCCAATGTCGATCCAAATGCCATCGACAATATTGTCGTTGGAAACGttaatttt TTGAGCCAATGCGACGGCGGAAAGACCGCAAGGTACTGTGGCCTGTATTCAGGAGTGCCAATACACAAGCCAGCTTTAGGAGTCAGCAAAGCATGTGGGACTGGTCTTCAAGCTATTGTTACGAGTGCTTTG GATATTTTAACAGGTTCAGCAAAATTATCCCTTACAGGAGGGACGGAAAACATGTCCTCTCTCCCTCTCTTAGTCCGGAACATCCGCTTTGGTACTTCTTTAGGAGCATCATATAAACTAGAAGAGTACATAACGGAGCAGTACTTGGATTCCAACGTAGGGTTGACGCTGCAGCAGATGGCTGAAGAGGTGGCTAAGAGCTGTGGAGTATCGAGGGACGAGGCTGACGAGTTTGCTCTACAGAGCCATTTGAAATGGAAGGCAG GTTATGAAAACAAAGTATTCGACGACGAAGTAGTAAGTGTTAAAGCCAAAACGAAGAAAAAAGAAGTATTGGTGGCGAAAGATGAACTCCCACGGACTTTCATCACCGATGAGCACCTTAGTTGCCTGCCTCCTGTAACAGGACTTTCGATTGTCACTGAAGGGAATTCCTCG AGTCCAGCTGACGGTGCTGCTGCCTTACTCCTAGCAAGCTCGGAAGCCGTGAAACAGCAAAACCTCCTGCCGCTAGCTAGAGTAGCTGGATGGGCCTGTGTTGGAACAGACCCCAGGGACGCGACAGGGGCAGTGCCGGCCGTTAGAAAACTGCTGGAGATTATGAAGATGACTGTGGACGATGTGGACTGGTTCGAG ATCAACGAAACCTTCGCCACAGCTACGTTAGCCACAGCGCGGGAGCTTCGCGTAGAAGACAAATTGAATCGGCACGGGGGTGCTTTAGCTGTGGGCCACGCCCCCGCAGCTACTGGCGCTCGTATGGCAGTTCATTTGGCTCATCAAATAAG CCAGAAAAAAGTCAAGAGGAGCATAGCGGCTTCCAGTTGCGGTGGTGGCCAAGGAGTTGCTATTATGTTGGAACACATTAAAACTTAA
- the LOC134749315 gene encoding 3-ketoacyl-CoA thiolase, mitochondrial-like isoform X1, which yields MLSLFGCCIELIDVILFNNIYVHYVNQTRKMLINLFIRTGVFIVGAKRTPFCSYGGPFREMPASHIFASAAKAAIISANVDPNAIDNIVVGNVNFLSQCDGGKTARYCGLYSGVPIHKPALGVSKACGTGLQAIVTSALDILTGSAKLSLTGGTENMSSLPLLVRNIRFGTSLGASYKLEEYITEQYLDSNVGLTLQQMAEEVAKSCGVSRDEADEFALQSHLKWKAGYENKVFDDEVVSVKAKTKKKEVLVAKDELPRTFITDEHLSCLPPVTGLSIVTEGNSSSPADGAAALLLASSEAVKQQNLLPLARVAGWACVGTDPRDATGAVPAVRKLLEIMKMTVDDVDWFEINETFATATLATARELRVEDKLNRHGGALAVGHAPAATGARMAVHLAHQISQKKVKRSIAASSCGGGQGVAIMLEHIKT from the exons ATGTTGTCCTTGTTTGGATGTTGTATAGAATTAATAGACGTGATCCTATTCAATAACATTTACGTACATTATGTAAATCAAACTcgtaaaatgttaattaatctTTTCATTCGTACAGGTGTATTCATAGTTGGCGCGAAAAGAACTCCATTTTGTAGTTATGGCGGGCCTTTTAGAGAGATGCCAGCTTCACACATTTTCGCTTCTGCGGCAAAGGCAGCCATTATTTCAGCCAATGTCGATCCAAATGCCATCGACAATATTGTCGTTGGAAACGttaatttt TTGAGCCAATGCGACGGCGGAAAGACCGCAAGGTACTGTGGCCTGTATTCAGGAGTGCCAATACACAAGCCAGCTTTAGGAGTCAGCAAAGCATGTGGGACTGGTCTTCAAGCTATTGTTACGAGTGCTTTG GATATTTTAACAGGTTCAGCAAAATTATCCCTTACAGGAGGGACGGAAAACATGTCCTCTCTCCCTCTCTTAGTCCGGAACATCCGCTTTGGTACTTCTTTAGGAGCATCATATAAACTAGAAGAGTACATAACGGAGCAGTACTTGGATTCCAACGTAGGGTTGACGCTGCAGCAGATGGCTGAAGAGGTGGCTAAGAGCTGTGGAGTATCGAGGGACGAGGCTGACGAGTTTGCTCTACAGAGCCATTTGAAATGGAAGGCAG GTTATGAAAACAAAGTATTCGACGACGAAGTAGTAAGTGTTAAAGCCAAAACGAAGAAAAAAGAAGTATTGGTGGCGAAAGATGAACTCCCACGGACTTTCATCACCGATGAGCACCTTAGTTGCCTGCCTCCTGTAACAGGACTTTCGATTGTCACTGAAGGGAATTCCTCG AGTCCAGCTGACGGTGCTGCTGCCTTACTCCTAGCAAGCTCGGAAGCCGTGAAACAGCAAAACCTCCTGCCGCTAGCTAGAGTAGCTGGATGGGCCTGTGTTGGAACAGACCCCAGGGACGCGACAGGGGCAGTGCCGGCCGTTAGAAAACTGCTGGAGATTATGAAGATGACTGTGGACGATGTGGACTGGTTCGAG ATCAACGAAACCTTCGCCACAGCTACGTTAGCCACAGCGCGGGAGCTTCGCGTAGAAGACAAATTGAATCGGCACGGGGGTGCTTTAGCTGTGGGCCACGCCCCCGCAGCTACTGGCGCTCGTATGGCAGTTCATTTGGCTCATCAAATAAG CCAGAAAAAAGTCAAGAGGAGCATAGCGGCTTCCAGTTGCGGTGGTGGCCAAGGAGTTGCTATTATGTTGGAACACATTAAAACTTAA
- the LOC134749284 gene encoding 3-ketoacyl-CoA thiolase, mitochondrial-like: MAVAINRGIFIVGAKRTPFGRYGGKLRDVQPSDLLATAAKDAFKASGVAPAIVDTVNIGQVNVLSGSSDGGLAPRHAALKSGVPQEKPALGVNRLCGSGFQAIINSAQDIITGAAQVSLAGGTENMSAVPFVVRNVRFGTALGQSIDFEDSLQRGSLDTQCNFTMPETAENLAERYKLQRSEVDAFALQSQQRWKAALDNGVFNEEMSPVTVKVKKQDVVVSVDEHPRPQTTVEDLARLPVLFRKGGVVTAGNSSGVNDGAGAIILANEEAVSKHSLKPIARLLGWSFVGVDPSVMGIGPVPAIQSLLAVNKLSLKDIDLIEINEAFAAQTLACVKELGIDQSKLNVNGGAVALGHPVGASGARITAHLAYELRRRGLKRGIGSACIGGGQGIALLLETV; encoded by the exons ATGGCAGTGGCAATCAACAGAG GCATCTTCATCGTAGGGGCGAAGCGCACGCCCTTCGGCCGCTATGGCGGTAAATTGCGAGATGTCCAACCATCAGATCTACTAGCGACTGCTGCCAAAGACGCTTTCAAAGCGAGCGGCGTCGCACCAGCCATCGTCGACACTGTCAACATCGGACAAGTTAATGTG CTAAGTGGGTCTTCAGATGGCGGTTTAGCGCCTCGTCACGCCGCTCTAAAGTCCGGAGTCCCACAAGAGAAGCCAGCACTCGGTGTTAACAGGCTCTGTGGCTCAGGCTTCCAGGCTATCATCAACAGTGCACAG GACATCATAACAGGCGCAGCGCAGGTCTCTCTTGCCGGCGGCACAGAGAACATGTCTGCCGTCCCCTTCGTCGTTCGCAACGTCCGCTTCGGCACAGCCTTAGGCCAAAGCATAGACTTCGAAGACTCACTACAGAGGGGCTCGTTGGACACGCAGTGTAACTTCACCATGCCTGAAACGGCAGAGAATTTAGCTGAGCGGTACAAGCTTCAGCGAAGTGAGGTTGATGCCTTCGCGCTGCAGTCGCAACAGAGGTGGAAGGCTG ccTTGGACAACGGCGTGTTCAACGAAGAAATGTCCCCTGTGACTGTAAAGGTCAAGAAACAGGACGTGGTCGTGTCTGTTGATGAGCATCCTCGGCCGCAGACCACGGTTGAAGACCTGGCGAGATTACCTGTGCTCTTCCGCAAGGGGGGTGTGGTCACTGCTGGGAATTCCTCG GGTGTGAACGACGGAGCTGGTGCCATCATCCTAGCCAACGAGGAAGCGGTCTCGAAGCACAGCCTAAAGCCAATAGCCCGTCTGCTCGGCTGGTCTTTTGTTGGTGTGGACCCCAGCGTCATGGGCATCGGACCTGTGCCGGCTATCCAGAGCTTGCTGGCTGTTAATAAACTCAGCTTGAAGGATATTGACCTCATTGAA ATCAACGAGGCGTTCGCAGCACAAACCTTGGCCTGCGTTAAGGAACTGGGCATAGACCAAAGCAAACTGAACGTGAACGGGGGCGCCGTGGCGCTCGGGCACCCGGTCGGCGCCTCGGGCGCCAGGATCACTGCGCATCTAGCTTACGAACTGAG gcgCCGTGGACTTAAGAGAGGCATCGGATCGGCTTGCATCGGCGGCGGACAGGGCATCGCTTTATTGttagaaactgtttaa